The Bdellovibrionota bacterium genome includes a region encoding these proteins:
- a CDS encoding dihydrofolate reductase → MIVSQIAAMAKNRVIGSNLKLPWHIPEDLKFFKDTTKGHIIIQGRKTYESLGYRPLPNRLNIILTRNPESVPFHKDIVVFTNLKEALDYAQTRTGEWGDEVFIGGGEEIYRQALPYTDRIYLTVIDKEFDGDTRFPEFDTTTFKEVYRDDRQGPIPFSFITYEKKS, encoded by the coding sequence ATGATAGTTTCTCAAATCGCAGCCATGGCAAAAAACAGAGTGATCGGGTCCAACTTAAAACTTCCGTGGCACATTCCGGAAGACTTGAAATTCTTTAAAGACACTACAAAAGGTCATATCATTATCCAAGGTAGAAAGACTTATGAGTCCTTAGGATACCGACCTCTACCGAATCGTCTTAACATTATTCTAACAAGAAACCCTGAATCTGTACCTTTTCATAAAGACATCGTGGTTTTTACAAATCTCAAAGAAGCTCTAGACTATGCTCAGACTAGAACTGGCGAGTGGGGAGATGAGGTTTTCATCGGCGGAGGAGAGGAAATTTACCGTCAGGCACTACCTTATACGGATCGAATTTATCTAACGGTAATTGATAAAGAATTTGATGGAGACACTCGCTTTCCAGAGTTTGATACAACCACCTTTAAAGAAGTTTATAGGGATGATCGCCAAGGTCCAATTCCATTTTCCTTTATTACCTATGAAAAGAAAAGTTAG
- a CDS encoding Hpt domain-containing protein, translating into MRLISENQIKTIFEIDRSGELFRRLLNIFETDILNLILDLDSALKREDFLNAKKISHSIRSSSLNMGAAELAIMAGNFEDSTPMNKNYDSALIIEFQKCFQYTITELRGYLDLCKT; encoded by the coding sequence GTGAGATTAATTAGCGAAAATCAAATAAAAACAATTTTTGAGATCGATAGATCCGGAGAATTATTTCGTCGGTTGCTGAATATATTTGAGACAGATATACTGAACCTTATATTGGATTTAGATAGCGCTTTAAAGAGAGAAGACTTCTTGAATGCAAAGAAAATCTCACATTCTATTAGATCCTCTTCATTAAATATGGGAGCTGCCGAATTAGCTATTATGGCTGGAAATTTTGAAGACTCTACTCCTATGAATAAAAACTACGATTCGGCTCTTATAATTGAGTTTCAGAAATGTTTTCAATATACTATCACAGAGCTAAGAGGATACCTTGATCTGTGTAAAACTTGA
- a CDS encoding YggS family pyridoxal phosphate-dependent enzyme produces the protein MKQKREEILKRIQSACTNCGRNVNEIQLLAVSKKQTVEKIVQMFELGQKAFAENYVQEFLQKKEEINKNIEWHMIGPLQSNKVSKIVGEVELIHSVDDVKLAKIISEKAKEKGITQKILLQINASGEKSKSGVFLKDSEKFIEEVLKISSIKVLGLMTMPPFTDSAEDSREHFKKIRKIRDDFKESGLIELSMGTTQDFEVAIEEGATIIRVGEALFGARDGSKVD, from the coding sequence ATGAAACAAAAACGAGAAGAAATTTTAAAAAGAATTCAGTCGGCATGCACGAACTGTGGTCGAAATGTGAATGAAATTCAACTTCTTGCAGTTTCAAAAAAACAGACTGTAGAAAAGATTGTTCAGATGTTTGAACTGGGGCAAAAAGCTTTTGCTGAGAACTACGTGCAAGAATTTTTGCAGAAAAAAGAAGAAATAAATAAAAATATTGAATGGCACATGATCGGACCACTTCAGTCTAATAAAGTTTCTAAAATCGTAGGCGAAGTGGAATTGATTCATTCGGTGGATGATGTGAAACTTGCAAAAATCATCTCTGAAAAAGCCAAAGAAAAAGGCATCACCCAAAAAATACTTCTTCAGATCAACGCTTCGGGCGAAAAGTCCAAAAGCGGAGTTTTTTTAAAAGACAGCGAAAAATTTATTGAAGAAGTATTAAAAATTTCTTCTATCAAGGTCTTGGGTTTGATGACGATGCCTCCTTTTACGGATAGTGCTGAGGACTCTCGCGAACATTTTAAAAAAATAAGAAAAATCAGAGATGATTTTAAAGAATCTGGGCTGATTGAGCTTTCTATGGGTACGACGCAAGATTTTGAGGTGGCAATTGAAGAGGGAGCCACTATAATCAGAGTCGGTGAAGCTTTATTTGGCGCTAGAGATGGATCTAAAGTAGATTGA
- a CDS encoding outer membrane beta-barrel protein codes for MKILLVLFALFITSTSYAQFTSIRPTGIVGSAGFGFVNFDTSEPLTQSFEIDDGVFTAVGGEKGLGAANLYLTISLNYLKAKGDTIYNYTTTSGATNYTSNGVVPFNLDIFQAGLGLKLKLIDDYWIRPYIEAGGLFGYFQVKYTNLSVGTNVNVTGTDTGMKKDDSLFDFGYYGEAGAELAFSDTFGVRVAMRMTKSKTKEFETLADQEVEYESQVYYLSLLKSF; via the coding sequence ATGAAAATCTTATTGGTACTTTTTGCTCTCTTCATTACCTCAACTTCTTACGCGCAATTCACCAGTATCAGACCCACAGGAATCGTCGGTTCTGCTGGATTCGGTTTTGTGAATTTCGATACAAGCGAACCTCTCACACAAAGTTTTGAAATTGATGACGGTGTATTCACTGCTGTGGGCGGAGAAAAAGGGTTGGGTGCGGCTAACCTCTATCTCACGATTTCCTTGAACTACCTCAAGGCAAAAGGCGACACGATTTATAACTATACAACAACCAGTGGAGCTACAAACTACACTTCAAATGGCGTGGTTCCTTTCAATTTAGACATCTTTCAAGCGGGTTTGGGATTAAAGTTAAAATTGATCGATGACTATTGGATTCGTCCTTATATTGAAGCCGGCGGGTTATTTGGTTACTTTCAAGTAAAGTACACAAACCTTAGCGTTGGAACCAACGTCAACGTTACGGGAACAGACACAGGAATGAAGAAAGATGATTCACTTTTTGACTTTGGCTATTACGGAGAAGCAGGCGCAGAGCTGGCCTTCTCAGATACTTTTGGTGTTAGAGTAGCAATGAGAATGACCAAGAGTAAGACCAAAGAATTTGAGACTCTCGCAGACCAAGAAGTCGAGTACGAATCTCAGGTCTACTATTTGAGTCTCTTAAAGAGTTTCTAA
- a CDS encoding response regulator: protein MAKILVADDNKLSRELLKTIVRQQGYDVIEAADGEEVLKILNQHEIDLIFMDCSMPIMSGIETSVQIRQHLCPEKSKVRIIGVSAHGGAIMQECLQAGMNDYMSKPINLDDVRAKLKNVRK from the coding sequence ATGGCAAAAATTTTAGTTGCTGATGATAATAAGTTAAGTCGAGAACTTTTAAAAACCATTGTTAGGCAGCAAGGGTACGATGTAATAGAAGCTGCTGATGGTGAAGAAGTTCTTAAAATTTTAAATCAACACGAAATCGATTTGATATTTATGGACTGCTCAATGCCTATCATGTCAGGAATAGAAACCTCTGTTCAAATTAGACAACATCTTTGTCCTGAGAAATCCAAAGTTAGAATCATTGGTGTTTCTGCTCATGGCGGAGCTATCATGCAAGAATGTTTACAAGCTGGAATGAATGATTATATGAGTAAACCTATCAATCTCGATGATGTGCGTGCAAAGCTTAAGAACGTTAGAAAATAA
- a CDS encoding HD domain-containing protein, whose product MDIRDPLHGSIELNSAESAVVDSAAFQRLRNIKQLGFGELSFPGATHSRYLHSLGAFHLSGIAFDKIFRNFPFGNKKSAKRFRQTLRIATLLHDVGHGPLSHSSEEVMPPLKDLHISAYDNLIGPKLKRTQANHEDYAIKLITDSPLTKIIQKNFSDISPLHIACLIDPKIKAPDDFFEESGFSLRPILSQIVSSELDVDRMDYLNRDSYFCGTSYGKIDLDWLISNLTYHQHKDQMNLAISRRAMYTFDDFLISRHHMYLMIYFHHKSIVYDEMLHRYLKSEDCGYKIPADIEEYLNYTDYHFYEHIARSSNPWARRITEKKPFVRIFELHETEKTTTAEKFKKRLESEGVEMIHASSRARLSKYHQTLSNENIDRRIYVIDPQGYHKPYAIEESTEIFKRYEQARIIERIYVRPDQKGLSENLLKEFMKN is encoded by the coding sequence ATGGATATCAGAGACCCACTTCATGGTTCGATCGAATTGAATTCGGCGGAAAGCGCTGTCGTTGATAGTGCTGCTTTTCAACGCTTGAGAAACATTAAGCAATTGGGGTTTGGGGAGTTGAGCTTCCCGGGAGCAACGCACTCAAGATACCTTCATTCCCTTGGAGCCTTTCACCTTTCTGGAATCGCTTTTGATAAAATTTTTAGAAACTTTCCTTTTGGAAACAAAAAAAGTGCTAAACGTTTTAGACAAACTCTAAGAATCGCAACACTTCTTCACGATGTGGGTCACGGCCCCCTCTCCCATTCTAGCGAAGAAGTTATGCCCCCGCTTAAAGATCTTCATATTTCTGCTTACGATAACTTGATTGGGCCAAAACTCAAAAGAACTCAAGCCAATCACGAAGATTACGCCATCAAGCTCATTACGGATTCACCGCTGACCAAAATCATTCAAAAGAATTTTTCTGATATCTCTCCTCTGCATATCGCCTGCTTGATTGATCCAAAGATCAAAGCACCGGATGATTTTTTTGAAGAAAGTGGTTTTTCTCTGAGACCTATATTAAGTCAAATCGTCAGTTCGGAATTGGACGTGGATCGTATGGATTATCTCAATCGCGATTCTTACTTCTGCGGAACCTCTTATGGAAAGATTGATTTGGATTGGTTGATTTCAAATCTCACCTATCATCAACACAAAGATCAGATGAACCTAGCGATCTCAAGACGTGCGATGTACACCTTTGATGACTTCTTGATTTCAAGACATCATATGTACCTGATGATTTATTTCCATCATAAATCTATTGTGTACGATGAAATGCTTCATCGCTATTTAAAATCTGAGGATTGTGGTTATAAAATTCCAGCAGATATTGAAGAATATTTAAATTATACGGATTATCACTTCTACGAACACATCGCCAGATCCTCTAATCCTTGGGCAAGAAGAATCACTGAAAAAAAACCGTTTGTAAGAATTTTTGAACTTCATGAAACTGAGAAAACAACGACTGCCGAAAAATTTAAAAAACGCTTAGAAAGCGAGGGTGTTGAAATGATACATGCCTCGTCTCGCGCAAGACTTTCTAAGTATCATCAGACATTATCAAATGAAAATATCGATAGAAGAATTTATGTGATTGATCCCCAAGGGTATCATAAGCCTTACGCCATCGAAGAGAGCACAGAGATCTTTAAAAGATATGAACAAGCCCGAATCATTGAACGCATCTATGTCCGCCCTGATCAAAAAGGGCTGAGCGAAAATTTGTTAAAAGAATTTATGAAAAACTAG
- a CDS encoding pyrroline-5-carboxylate reductase yields MSVLLKQKKVGFIGGGNLAQSIIAGLLDSKTLEKEQILVSNRTDKKLKKIEEKFGIQTRATNEEIVDECQIIIIATKPQDLFEAIESLSSSFTSEHLIISLAAGIGLDSLAKIILEYDNIAKVMCNVAVRSRDAMMGYSLYKEGPLASDMIEELFSPLGKIIEIDDDEAMSAFTVASSAGVGFVLELMQHWQDWMEGYGYDPEQAKLITAQTFLGAAKLSLDNMNLSSYELINQIASKKGVTEAGLQSMRETDIDTALRISFEKALLRDKELGK; encoded by the coding sequence GTGTCAGTACTATTGAAGCAAAAAAAAGTTGGTTTTATTGGTGGCGGAAATTTAGCTCAATCAATTATTGCGGGTCTGCTTGATTCTAAAACTTTAGAAAAAGAACAAATCCTTGTCTCAAACCGAACAGATAAAAAACTAAAGAAAATCGAAGAAAAATTTGGCATCCAAACTCGTGCGACAAATGAAGAGATTGTGGATGAATGTCAAATCATCATCATCGCAACAAAACCTCAAGATTTATTTGAGGCCATCGAATCTCTTTCGTCGAGTTTTACTTCCGAACATTTAATTATAAGTTTAGCGGCAGGGATAGGGTTGGATTCCCTGGCAAAAATTATTTTAGAATACGATAACATCGCAAAAGTAATGTGTAACGTGGCAGTGAGAAGTCGGGACGCCATGATGGGTTATTCTCTTTATAAAGAGGGTCCATTGGCATCAGACATGATCGAAGAATTATTTTCCCCGCTCGGAAAAATTATCGAAATTGACGACGATGAAGCCATGTCAGCATTTACGGTGGCAAGTTCTGCGGGCGTAGGATTTGTTTTGGAACTCATGCAGCACTGGCAAGATTGGATGGAAGGCTACGGTTATGATCCGGAGCAAGCAAAGCTGATTACGGCGCAGACTTTTTTGGGTGCGGCAAAACTTTCTCTCGATAATATGAATTTAAGCTCTTACGAATTGATCAATCAAATCGCCTCTAAAAAAGGTGTCACAGAAGCAGGATTACAATCGATGAGAGAAACAGACATCGACACAGCCTTAAGAATCAGTTTCGAAAAAGCCCTACTCAGAGACAAAGAACTCGGAAAATAA
- a CDS encoding response regulator transcription factor: MKQSMGMKKILVLEDDRIQIDLVNAVLREDYSLVFANKIEDANSLLMEHSFDMFMIDLGLPDGNGLNFCTKIRNDKNYQKIPIFIISSNTDVYTKIASLELGADDYITKPVHPIELKTKIKNKFKRLNDEAGSSNFYKVDKFHIDYEKRRLHIELKDGSTKEIELTNKEFDLFAMLAKNEGRVFSRQDLIDKAWSKNINITDRVVDTHVASIRKKISPYSDYISSEYGIGYKFKLPKESKK; the protein is encoded by the coding sequence ATGAAACAAAGTATGGGTATGAAAAAAATATTGGTCCTTGAAGACGATAGAATTCAAATTGATCTTGTAAATGCAGTTTTACGAGAGGATTATTCTTTAGTTTTTGCGAATAAAATAGAAGATGCGAATTCACTTTTGATGGAGCATTCTTTTGATATGTTCATGATAGATCTTGGCTTGCCGGATGGAAACGGTCTTAACTTCTGCACAAAAATTAGAAACGACAAAAATTATCAGAAAATTCCGATTTTTATTATCTCTTCAAATACAGACGTATACACAAAAATTGCAAGCTTAGAATTAGGTGCTGATGACTACATTACAAAACCTGTTCATCCTATTGAGCTCAAAACTAAAATTAAAAATAAATTCAAAAGACTAAATGATGAAGCAGGGTCTTCTAATTTTTACAAAGTTGATAAATTTCATATCGACTATGAAAAAAGAAGACTTCATATAGAACTCAAAGATGGATCAACTAAAGAGATAGAACTTACGAACAAAGAATTCGATCTTTTTGCCATGCTTGCAAAAAATGAGGGACGAGTTTTCTCGAGACAAGATCTTATTGATAAAGCCTGGTCAAAAAATATCAATATCACAGATAGAGTGGTTGACACTCATGTGGCGTCTATAAGAAAAAAGATTTCTCCGTACAGTGATTATATTTCTTCAGAGTACGGTATTGGGTATAAATTTAAACTTCCAAAAGAATCGAAAAAATAA
- a CDS encoding MFS transporter, whose amino-acid sequence MKLRSSPILVVFLIVFIDLVGFGIIIPLGPYYATNIGATPTQVGILMAIYSLMQFLFSPFWGKLSDKVGRRPILLMSLLGSSISYLFFAFSTTFWMLLAARAFAGFFGANISTAMAYIADVTDEKNRSKGMGLIGAAFGLGFIMGPAIGGLLSEVGMRLGDEPPFGIGFSALGASVICFVNFLFAIKVLKESLTDEKKQKIQKRESRIALMKRFLFAKPQGVLLFLGFVSTFAFAHMESTLALFVKDSWDWGFTKASFAFAYVGIVSVFTQGFLIRRLMPKYGEPPLMFVGLTLTAMGMLGISLSTEVWMLGLAVTLMGLGMGMFNPSNLGGISLSSPSADQGKVLGVAQSFSALGRILGPLSGGFVYGHLGMRYPFLLAAAVLVIGFFLLLRIRKTIPNSTLIKKPLAFTKIGEYQFANLISNPIQFLMLDLRAENKSPFIRKSQLVTLENIKDIVNQSTTSKDQAIVIVCNDGDVSLKAAEMISSLGFINVVVLDGGTKNLTSHPSFS is encoded by the coding sequence ATGAAATTGAGATCTTCTCCTATCTTAGTCGTATTTTTAATTGTTTTTATTGATCTAGTTGGTTTTGGAATTATTATTCCTCTGGGTCCATATTATGCCACAAATATTGGAGCAACCCCGACGCAAGTTGGGATTCTTATGGCGATCTATTCTCTTATGCAGTTTTTATTTTCTCCGTTCTGGGGAAAGCTCAGTGATAAAGTGGGAAGGCGTCCGATTCTTTTAATGAGTCTTTTGGGATCTTCGATTTCATATCTCTTTTTTGCATTTTCAACCACATTCTGGATGCTTTTGGCGGCAAGAGCTTTTGCAGGATTTTTTGGTGCAAATATTTCTACAGCAATGGCCTACATCGCAGATGTTACGGATGAAAAAAATCGTTCCAAAGGCATGGGCCTTATCGGCGCAGCTTTTGGTTTAGGATTTATTATGGGGCCAGCCATTGGCGGACTTTTGAGTGAAGTGGGGATGAGACTTGGTGACGAGCCTCCTTTTGGGATTGGATTCTCAGCATTGGGCGCTTCGGTAATTTGTTTTGTGAATTTCTTATTTGCTATCAAAGTTTTAAAGGAAAGTCTAACGGACGAGAAAAAACAAAAAATTCAAAAAAGAGAATCCAGAATTGCATTGATGAAAAGGTTCTTATTTGCAAAACCACAGGGAGTTTTACTTTTTCTAGGTTTCGTAAGTACCTTTGCTTTTGCTCATATGGAATCCACGCTGGCACTTTTTGTGAAAGACAGCTGGGATTGGGGCTTCACCAAGGCGAGTTTCGCCTTTGCCTATGTCGGAATTGTTTCGGTATTCACGCAAGGATTTTTAATTAGAAGGTTAATGCCAAAGTATGGCGAACCACCATTGATGTTCGTTGGATTAACTCTCACAGCAATGGGAATGTTGGGTATCAGTCTGTCTACGGAAGTGTGGATGTTGGGATTGGCAGTAACGCTCATGGGATTGGGAATGGGAATGTTCAATCCATCAAATCTGGGTGGGATTAGTTTGTCTTCTCCTTCCGCGGATCAAGGAAAAGTTCTTGGAGTGGCCCAAAGCTTTTCAGCACTCGGAAGAATTTTAGGTCCTCTCAGTGGAGGCTTTGTTTATGGACACCTGGGTATGAGGTATCCATTCTTGCTGGCGGCAGCAGTTTTGGTGATTGGTTTTTTTCTTCTATTGAGAATCAGAAAAACAATTCCCAACTCAACTTTAATTAAAAAACCTCTAGCGTTCACCAAGATTGGCGAATACCAATTTGCAAATTTAATTTCCAACCCGATTCAATTCTTGATGTTGGATTTAAGAGCTGAAAATAAAAGTCCATTCATTAGAAAGTCTCAGCTGGTCACGCTAGAAAATATTAAAGATATCGTAAATCAAAGTACAACTTCGAAGGATCAAGCTATTGTGATAGTATGTAATGATGGGGATGTTTCGTTGAAGGCGGCCGAAATGATTTCAAGTCTTGGATTCATCAACGTTGTGGTATTGGATGGCGGAACAAAAAATTTAACTTCACATCCTAGTTTTTCATAA
- a CDS encoding thymidylate synthase, whose translation MKQYHDILKRILTEGEVKSDRTGTGTVSVFGHQTRYDLKNSFPLLTTKKVHMKSIIYELLWFLSGDTNVKFLNENKVSIWDEWADEAGNLGPVYGAQWRSWQTADGKTVDQISNLIEQIKTNPQSRRLIVNAWNVGEIEKMALPPCHTMFQFYVSGDGHLSCQLYQRSADVFLGVPFNIASYALLTMMIAQVCGLKAGEFVHTLGDAHLYSNHLEQAKLQLTRDERPLPQLKINPNVKNIFDFKFEDFEIVGYDPHPAIKAEIAV comes from the coding sequence ATGAAACAGTATCACGATATTTTAAAAAGAATCCTTACAGAAGGTGAAGTGAAAAGCGATAGAACTGGCACGGGAACTGTCAGCGTTTTTGGTCATCAAACAAGATACGATCTTAAAAACTCCTTCCCACTTTTAACGACAAAAAAAGTTCATATGAAGTCTATCATTTATGAACTTCTTTGGTTTTTAAGTGGTGACACAAACGTAAAATTCTTAAACGAAAATAAAGTTTCTATCTGGGACGAATGGGCAGATGAAGCTGGAAATCTTGGACCAGTTTACGGAGCACAATGGAGATCCTGGCAAACTGCCGACGGAAAAACTGTCGATCAAATATCAAACCTCATTGAACAAATCAAAACCAATCCTCAATCCAGAAGATTGATCGTAAATGCATGGAACGTAGGGGAAATCGAAAAGATGGCGCTCCCTCCATGTCATACGATGTTCCAGTTCTATGTCTCTGGCGATGGTCACTTGTCTTGCCAGCTTTACCAAAGAAGTGCTGATGTGTTCTTAGGAGTTCCCTTCAATATTGCAAGTTATGCGCTTCTTACTATGATGATTGCACAAGTTTGTGGATTGAAAGCGGGTGAATTTGTTCACACGCTCGGGGACGCGCATCTTTACAGTAATCATTTAGAACAAGCAAAGCTTCAGCTCACAAGAGATGAAAGGCCGCTTCCGCAATTAAAAATTAACCCGAATGTAAAAAATATTTTTGATTTCAAATTCGAAGACTTTGAAATCGTAGGATACGATCCGCATCCGGCAATCAAAGCGGAGATCGCAGTATAA
- a CDS encoding DivIVA domain-containing protein, giving the protein MKIVPIDIIHKSFKRKMAGFDPDEVSQFLRAVAEELESAIHERNRMQEALREKELQLLEYKDRDRILKDTITTAQQMSERIKSDSDREAQMILQDAHHKAEMIVRDSRDSLKSVYKDLNDLKKIKLQFEANLKAMVQTHLDLLGRQEQYYPSVPDVMPEKKQAATRSVALERNTMHRFDLK; this is encoded by the coding sequence GTGAAAATCGTACCAATTGATATTATTCATAAATCATTTAAAAGAAAAATGGCTGGCTTTGATCCAGACGAAGTGTCGCAATTTTTACGTGCCGTTGCTGAAGAATTAGAATCTGCAATTCATGAAAGAAACAGAATGCAAGAGGCATTACGCGAAAAAGAACTTCAACTCCTAGAATACAAAGATCGTGATCGTATTTTAAAAGACACTATTACAACCGCTCAGCAGATGAGCGAGAGAATCAAATCAGACTCAGATAGAGAAGCACAAATGATTTTACAAGATGCTCATCACAAAGCAGAAATGATTGTGAGAGATTCTCGTGATTCATTGAAGAGTGTTTATAAAGACCTCAATGATTTAAAGAAAATCAAACTGCAATTCGAAGCAAATCTAAAAGCTATGGTACAAACTCATTTGGATCTACTAGGTAGACAAGAACAGTATTATCCAAGCGTGCCAGATGTAATGCCGGAAAAGAAACAAGCAGCAACCAGATCGGTGGCGCTTGAGCGCAATACCATGCACAGATTTGATCTTAAATAA